The segment CTTCGGGGCCGACGCCCAGCAGGCGCAGGTGGTGGGCGAGGCGGCAGACGCGCTCGGAGAGGGAGCGGAAGGAGAGCTGCGTCTGCGAGGTGAAGAGGGCGGTGGCGTCCGGCGTGCGCGCGGCCTGTGCGAAGAAGAGGGAGGGGAGGGAGAGCTCCAGCGGGTAGGGCGTGGCGGTGGCGTTGAGCTCCACCAGCAGCCGTTGACGCTCGGCCTCCGGCAGTACCGGCAGCTCGCTGAGGCGTGCGTCGGGTGACGCGACGGCTCCGGTCAACAGGGTGGAGAACTGCTCCGCCAGCCGGGCGATCGTCTCTGTCGCGAAGAGGTCGGTGTTGTACTCCAGGAACCCGCGGATCGAGTCTCCGGTCTCCTGGAGCGACAAGGTCAGGTCGAACTTCGCGGTGACGGTGTCGGTGCCCTCGACCTCCAACGTCACGCCCGGCAGGCCCAGGGAACGCATGGGCGCGTTCTGCAGGATGAAGAGGACCTGGATGAGCGGCGTGTGGCTGAGGTCGCGCGACAGGTGGAGCGCGTCGACGAGGTGCTCGAAGGGAAGCTCCTGGTGCGCGTAGGCCTCCAGGCAGGTGGCCTGCACGCGACGCAGCAGCGCGCGGAAGGAGGGCTGTCCGGAGAGGTTCGCGCGAATGGGAAGCGTGTTGATGAAGCAGCCGATGAGCGCCTCGGTCTCGCTGCGCGTCCTGTTGGCGATGGGAGTGCCGACGACGAAGTCGTCCTTGGCGCAGTAGCGCTGGAGGAGGACCTGGAAGGCGGCCATCAGCGTCATGAAGAGGGTGACGCCCTCCTCCCGGCTGAGCGCCTTCAGTGAAGCCGTGAGCTCCGCGGGCAGCTGGAAGGGATGGAGCGCGCCGCGCGTGGTCGCGATGGCCGGACGCGGGAAGTCCGTGGGCAGCTCGAGGATCGTGGGCACGTCCGCGAGCTGGTGCGTCCAGTAGTCCAGCAGCGATTGCCGCGCCGGACCCTGGAGCCGCTCGCGTTGCCAGAGCGCGTAGTCGGCGTACTGGATGGGCAGCGGAGGCAACGCATCCGGCTGTCCGCGCAGCGCGGCGGCGTAGAGCGTGGCGACCTCCTGGATGAGCACGCCCAGGGACCAGCCGTCGGCCACGACGTGATGCATGGACAGCAGCCACAGGTGCGAGTCGTCCGCGAGCCGAAGCAGGCAGGAGCGCAGCAGCGGTCCCTGCTTCAGGTCGAAGGGGCGCAGGGCGAAGTCCTGCGTGTGCCGCGCCATTTCGGTGGCTCGGGCGTCAGCCGAAAGCGAACGCAGGTCGGTGAGCGGCAGCGGGACGTCCTGGTCCGGGGCGATGACCTGCACGGGCCGCCCGTCGACGAGCTGGAACGTGGTGCGCAGGCCCTCGTGGCGCTGGACGACGGTGCGCAGGCTGTGCGTCAGGGCGGTCACGTCGAGCGCCCCCGTCAGGCGCACCGCCAGGGGAATGACGTAGAGCGGGCTGTCCGGCAGCAGCTGGTCGATGAACCACAACCGCTCCTGCGCGAAGGACAGGGGAAGCGCGGAGGCACCTTGTTCCCGGGGACGAATGCTCCCGGGCGTCGAGGCCTTCTCCGTCGGGCCGACAGGGGCTTCCCGGTCGACCTGCTCGGCCAGGTGCTGCTGGATGAGCGTGGCGAGCTGTCCCACGGTGGGGGACTGGAAGAGGCTCCGGAGCGGCAGGGTGACCTGGAACGCATCCCGCACCCGCGAGGCGACTCGAGTGCCCAGCAGCGAATGGCCACCCAGCTCGAAGAAGTTGTCGTGCAGGCCGACCTGCTCGACCCCCAGCAGCTCCTGCCAGATGTGGGCGAGCTGCTTCTCGACGGGCGTCAAGGGCGCGGCGTAGGGCGTCTTCAGGTGGGGGCGTGCATGCGGTGCGGACGCCGCCGACTCCGCCGCGCCGGGCAGCGCCGCGTCCCGTTGGAGCCACAGGGCGAGCCGGGCCTGGAGGTCTCCAGTGGAGACGACGAGCTGCCCGCAGCCCAGCCCCCGGGAGAGGATCCGCTGGAAGGCGTCGAGTGCTTCCGGCGCCGTCATCGTGTAGCGGTCCATGCTGGTGCTGACCTGGGCGCGCGGATTGGGCTGCTGCACCTGCCAGCCATCCCAGTTCGTGCTGATCCACGGCGTCCCGCCCCGCTTGTTCTGTCGGGCCGCGAAGGCGTCGACGAACAGGTTGGCCGCCGAGTACGCGACGAAGCCCAGGCCGCCCAGGACCGAGGCGTTCGAGGACAGCAGCACGCAGAAGTCCAACGCCGAGTCCCGGAGCAGCGTGTCCAGGACGTAGAGCCCGTGGACCTTGGGCTGGAACTGGGACGCGGACTCCTGGAGGCCCACGTCTCGAAGGGGGCTGAAGATGGACGTGCCGTGGGTGATGCCCGCCGCGTGGATCACGCCGTGAAGCGGGCCGAAGCGGCCGGTGGCCTGGGAGAGGGCCGAGCGCATCGCGTCCACGTTGGCGACGTCCGCGCTCAGCACGAGCACCTCCGCGCCCAGCGCTTCCAGTTCCTGGAGCTTGCGGATCCGCTGGCAGGTGGGCTCGTCCGAAGGGTGCTGGGAGAGCCACTCCGGCCAGAGCTCCCGCGAGGGCAGGCCGGTGCGTCCGACGAGGACGAGTCGGGCCTGGACGGTCCGCGCGAGGTGCTCGGCCAGCAGCAGGCCGACGCCGCCGAGCCCGCCCGTGACGAGGTACGTCCCGTGCTGGCGAAGCACCGGGCCCGGCTGCGCGGCGGCTTCCAACCGGAGCGGTTCATAGGCCTGCACCCAGCGCTGAGGGCCGCGATAGGCAACCACCGGCTCCGCGGCGCGGGCTTCGAGCTCCGTCAGGAGCTGACCGACGAGCGTCGATGACGGAGAGATGCCGCCATCGGGAAGCACGAGGTCGATGCAGCGGCAGGTGATGTGCGGGAACTCCTGCGGAATCACCTTGCAGGGGCCCAGCAGCGTGGCCTTCTCCGGCCAGGCCGGCTCCAGGGCGGTGACGTCGCAGAGGCGGTTCGACACGACTTCGAAGCGCAGGGGCTTGTCGAAGCCCAGCGTGTCGAGCGCCTGCGCGAGGAACAGCAGGCTGTAGTAGCCCCGCTCCTGCGTGTGCTCGAAGTGCGCGCGTTCTTCCCGGACCGCCGGCTCGCCGCCAGTGACGCTCCAGCAGTGCACGACGGTGTCCAGGGGTTGCTCCCGGACCTGGAGGGCGGTGAGCAGCCGCTCGTAGTCACCGCGGATCGTCGGGTTCAGCGTGAAGGAGCGGGGACCGTTCCGCTGGTACTCCGCGCCCATGGAGACGGAGACGACGGAGTGACCGAGTGCTTCGAGGCGCGAAGTGAGGGCGGAGGCAAGGCCGAGCGAGTCAACGAAGACGAGGCAGCGGCGGGACGGGGAGACGGATGCAGCGGGAGGAAGCGAGCGCTTCCAGGAGGGCAGATAGAACCAGTCCTCGACGCGGGACTGCTTGCGAAGCGGATCCGCGAGAGCCGAGGCGAGGGATGCGCGTCCGGGCTCGACCCAGAAGCGCTGGCGCTCATAGGGATAGGTGGGAAGGAGAGCGCGGCGGGGAGGCGCGGAGTGGACGGCGGTCCAGGAGATGGGGACGCCAGAGAGCCAGGCGCGGCCGAGAGACGAGAGCAGCACATGCACGTCGTCTGCTTCCTCCTGCGGGTGTCGCATGGAGGAGACGACGACGGCGTCCGGGTGCGAGCGAGTGGAGAGGTGGGCGAGGCGGGTGAGCGTCTGGCCAGGGCCGACCTCAAGGAAGAGGGGCGAAGGCAGAGAGGCGAGCGCCGTTTGCACACCGGAGGCGAAGCGCACCGTCTGGCGAAGGTGACGGGCCCAGTACTCGGGGCTGGTGGCTTCGCTGGAGGTAATCCAGGTGCCGGAGACGTTGGAGAGAAAGGGAAGCGAAGGAGGCTGAAGGGAGAGGGAGGAGAGGGCGCGGGTGAACTCCGCGAGAAGCGGCTCCACCATGGAGGAGTGGGCAGCGACGTCGATGGCGATTTCGCGGTGCTCGATGGAGGAGGCGCGAAGGCGCTCGGCGAGCTGGGCAATTGACGCAGAGGGGCCGGAGACAACGCAGAGGGAGGGAGCGTTGACGGCGGCGAGGGAGAGCGAGTCACCCAGAAGGGGAAGGACGTCAGCCTCGGAGAGGGCGACGCTGAGCATGGAGCCCGCAGGAAGCCGCTCGAAGAGGCGGCCACGGAGGCAGACGAGGGCGAGCGCGTCTTTCAGTGAGAAGACGCCCGCGAGGCATGCAGCGACGTACTCGCCAAGAGAGTGGCCGATGAGGGCCTGGGGCTTGAGTCCCCAGGCGAGCCATTGCTGGGCCAGTGCGTAGGAGGTGACGAAGAGGGCCGGAAGGC is part of the Corallococcus caeni genome and harbors:
- a CDS encoding SDR family NAD(P)-dependent oxidoreductase; amino-acid sequence: MDTSDNFSHEVAIIGMSGRFPGARSVDALWENLCSGAESISFFSDAELAAAGVDASVRGRPDYVPARGGLADIEQFDASFFGLAPREAATMDPQQRLFLECAAEVLDRAGHGAPAPDNRTSVFAGVSTNTYLLNNLCTNAEVMTTVDSYELMLGNDKDFVATRVAYKLGLRGPSLTVQTACSTSLVAVHLAAQSLANGECDMALAGGVCIRVPQASGYVYEPEGILSPDGHCRTFDAKAQGTVSGNGVGVVLLKRLSDALNDGDTVYAVIKGSAINNDGALKPGFTAPSVDGQAEAIAEALAMADVEPASISYVEAHGTATPMGDPIELAALKRAFRSSSRATCALGSVKSNLGHLDAAAGVTGLIKTALALHHRKLPPSLHYSAPNPQLGLEGSPFYVNASLQDWQPPAGVPRRAGVSAFGIGGTNAHVILEEAPAPESSEPMISAGTPQVLVLSAKTASALESATAQLASHLQAHPELPLADVAFTLQVGRRLLPHRRFLVASDALQASQLLQAPQPSVFDESDDRPVVFMFPGGGAQYALMGQSLYASLPLFRDTVDRCASLLLPLLGQDLRAVLYPEASRADACASLLRQPRLGLPALFVTSYALAQQWLAWGLKPQALIGHSLGEYVAACLAGVFSLKDALALVCLRGRLFERLPAGSMLSVALSEADVLPLLGDSLSLAAVNAPSLCVVSGPSASIAQLAERLRASSIEHREIAIDVAAHSSMVEPLLAEFTRALSSLSLQPPSLPFLSNVSGTWITSSEATSPEYWARHLRQTVRFASGVQTALASLPSPLFLEVGPGQTLTRLAHLSTRSHPDAVVVSSMRHPQEEADDVHVLLSSLGRAWLSGVPISWTAVHSAPPRRALLPTYPYERQRFWVEPGRASLASALADPLRKQSRVEDWFYLPSWKRSLPPAASVSPSRRCLVFVDSLGLASALTSRLEALGHSVVSVSMGAEYQRNGPRSFTLNPTIRGDYERLLTALQVREQPLDTVVHCWSVTGGEPAVREERAHFEHTQERGYYSLLFLAQALDTLGFDKPLRFEVVSNRLCDVTALEPAWPEKATLLGPCKVIPQEFPHITCRCIDLVLPDGGISPSSTLVGQLLTELEARAAEPVVAYRGPQRWVQAYEPLRLEAAAQPGPVLRQHGTYLVTGGLGGVGLLLAEHLARTVQARLVLVGRTGLPSRELWPEWLSQHPSDEPTCQRIRKLQELEALGAEVLVLSADVANVDAMRSALSQATGRFGPLHGVIHAAGITHGTSIFSPLRDVGLQESASQFQPKVHGLYVLDTLLRDSALDFCVLLSSNASVLGGLGFVAYSAANLFVDAFAARQNKRGGTPWISTNWDGWQVQQPNPRAQVSTSMDRYTMTAPEALDAFQRILSRGLGCGQLVVSTGDLQARLALWLQRDAALPGAAESAASAPHARPHLKTPYAAPLTPVEKQLAHIWQELLGVEQVGLHDNFFELGGHSLLGTRVASRVRDAFQVTLPLRSLFQSPTVGQLATLIQQHLAEQVDREAPVGPTEKASTPGSIRPREQGASALPLSFAQERLWFIDQLLPDSPLYVIPLAVRLTGALDVTALTHSLRTVVQRHEGLRTTFQLVDGRPVQVIAPDQDVPLPLTDLRSLSADARATEMARHTQDFALRPFDLKQGPLLRSCLLRLADDSHLWLLSMHHVVADGWSLGVLIQEVATLYAAALRGQPDALPPLPIQYADYALWQRERLQGPARQSLLDYWTHQLADVPTILELPTDFPRPAIATTRGALHPFQLPAELTASLKALSREEGVTLFMTLMAAFQVLLQRYCAKDDFVVGTPIANRTRSETEALIGCFINTLPIRANLSGQPSFRALLRRVQATCLEAYAHQELPFEHLVDALHLSRDLSHTPLIQVLFILQNAPMRSLGLPGVTLEVEGTDTVTAKFDLTLSLQETGDSIRGFLEYNTDLFATETIARLAEQFSTLLTGAVASPDARLSELPVLPEAERQRLLVELNATATPYPLELSLPSLFFAQAARTPDATALFTSQTQLSFRSLSERVCRLAHHLRLLGVGPE